The stretch of DNA CCGGCCCCTGCTGTGCGCGGGCCCGGGCAGCGCCACGATCATCACGAGCAGGAGCATGCTCCCCGCGCTGGAGTCCGCTCGACGGCTCGATCTCGGCGCGCTGTCGGTCCAGGAGTCGATCGAGCTGCTCACCAAGATCGTGGGGGCGGACCGGGTGGCCGCGGAGCCGGAGGCGGCGGCCACGATCGTGCGGCTGACCGGCAACCTGCCGCTGGCGATCCGCATCGCCGGGGCGAGCCTCGCCGCGCGTCCCCGCTGGCCGCTGGCGCGGCTGGCGGCGCGGCTGGCCGACGACAAGCGGCGCGTGGCCGAGCTGGTCATCGGCGATCTGTCGGTCGCCGACGCCTTCCACCCCAGCTATCTGGCGCTGGACCACCAGTGCCAGATGGTGTTCCGTTTCCTCGGCCGCCTTCGCCAGCGCACCATCGGATCCGCCCTGGTCGGGGCGTTCATGCAGCTCGACGCAGCCGCGGCGGAGAGCCTGGTGGACCGGCTGGCGCAGGCGAACCTCATCGAGGTGACCCGTTACGACCAGGACGGGCAGATCTGGTTCACCCTCCCGGTCCTGCTGCGCGACTACGCCCGCGAGCGGCTGGCCGTCATCGATTCCGCACCCCGGCGGCTGCTCGCCGCGGGCGACCGCGGCTGAGCCCGTCCGTCCTCCACAGTGGAAAGGATTGATCCGTCGTGTCCCCGTACACCGTGCCCATCCGTCCAGCAACGGCTCGCCGCCATCTGGGCGGAGGTCTTCTCCCTCGACCGGGTCGAACCGGACGACGACTTCTTCGACCTCGGCGGCTACTCGCTGATCGCGGGCAAGATCGCCGGGCGGGTGCAGGACGCCTTCGGGGTGGACCTGCCGGCCTCCGTACTCTTCGCCCATCCGACCGTCGCCGCGCTCAGCCGGGAGATCCAGTCACGCCAGTCCCCGGCAGCCGCCCGGAGCGCGATCACCCGGACCGCGTCGACCGGCCGGACCGCGCTATCGCTGATCCAGGAGGAGGTCTGGTTTCACCACCGGCTCGCACCGGAGAACGTCGCCTACAACACGCAGTGGTCGCTGCGGGTGACCGGGCCGTTCGAGGTGGACGTCTTCGAGCGGGCGATTTCGGCCCTGACCGAGCGGCACGAGATGCTGCGGACGACCTTCGGCGAGGACGAGGAGGGCCAGGCCTGGCAGCAGGTGCACGATCCGGCCCCGGCGCGGGTGGCACGGTACGACCTCGCCGGGCTGCCCCCGGCGGCGCAGGCGGAGCGGATCGAGCAGATCGTCCGGGACGAGACCTCTCGGCCGTTCGACCTGGCCCGGCTGCCGCTCTTCCGCTGGATCGCGATCCAGCTCGCCCCGCAGGAGCACGACCTGCTCGTCGTGGAGCACCATTTCGTCCACGATGGATGGTCGTTCACGGTGCACACCCGCGAGCTGGCCGAGCTCTACGGCGCATTGCGCGCCGGGCGGGAGGCGGCCCTACCGGAACTACCCGTCCAGTACGCCGACTTCGCCCGCTGGCAGCGCGCCGCCCTCGACTCCGGCGAGATGGCGCACCACCGGCACTACTGGCACGAGGCCCTGGCCGGGACTCCCCCGGTGCTCGCCCTGCCCGCCGATCGCCCCCGGCCGAAGCACCAGCGGTTCCGGGGTGCGGAGATCCGGCTCGACCTTCCGGCGGCCGTCGCCAACCCGCTGCGCGACCTCTGCCGCGGCGCCAACGCGACTCTCTACATGGGCATGCTGGCGGGCTTCGTCACCTGGCTGCACCGCTACACCGGGGAACGCGACCTGTGCGTGGGTTCCGGGTTCGCCAACCGGCAGCGGGAGACCGAGGACCTGATCGGGATGTTCGTCAACTCGGTGGTGCTGCGCTGCCGGGTCGCCGGATCGGCGTCCTATCTGGACGTTCTGCGGGAGGTGCGGCAGGCGGTGCTCGGCGCGAGCGAGCATCAGGCGTACCCCTTCGTGCGGTTGGTGCAGGAGCTGCGGCCGGGCCGCGACCTGTCGGTCAACCCGCTGTTCCAGGTGATGTTCAGCTTCCACGACACCCCGGCCCGGCAGCTCGACTTCGACGGCTCGCCGGTCTCCATTCTGGAGCGTGCCAACGGCTCGGCGAAGACGGACCTGAACATCGTGGTGATCCCGCGGGCGGAGCGGCTGCTCGGCGGCCGGGACGAGCACGCCGACCAGGTGACGGTCTTCTGGGAGTACAACTCCGACCTGTTCGACCCGGCGACCGCCGAGCAGATGGTGGAGCAGTACCGGCTGATCCTGACCGCCGCCGTGGCCGACCCGGCCGCGCCGGTGTGGCGGCTGCCGATCGTCAGCGCGGCCCAGCGGGAGCTGCTCGACCAGTACGCCCGAGGCGCGGCGTAAGCACCCGGGCCACCGCGGCGGGGTCCTCGTGCACCGCGAAGTGGCTGCCCGGCAGGGTGTGCAGGTCGAAGGTCCCCAGCGTGTGGTCCGCCCAGCCGATCAGCTGGGCGGGCCGCACGCTGGGGTCGTCCTCGCCCGCGAACGCCACGATCGGGATCTCCAGCGGCTCCTGCCGGCGGTGCACCGCGGCCGCCAGCCAGCGCAGATCGGCGCGCAGGACCGGCAGGATCATCGCGAGCAGCTCTGTTTCGGCGAGGATCGCCGCCGGCATGCCGCCCCAGCCGATGAGCTCGGTCAGCAGCTCGTCGTCGGGCAGCACGGCGAGCCGGCCCACCAGGGGGTCGGGTGCGTCGGGCGGCAGGGCGGCGGCGACGTAGAGCCCGATCGGCGGCGGGAATCGGCGGTGCCGCAGCTCCCGTGCCGTCTCGAAGGCGATGCGGGCGCCCATGCTGAGCCCGAAGAGGGCGTAGGGGCGGTCGGCGTAGGCGGCGACGGCGGAGGCGATCTCGCCGATGTCGATGGAGTGCGGTTCCCGCCGCCGGGTCTCCCTGCCGGTGAGCTGCAGCGGCAGCACGTCGACGCCGGGCGGGAACGCCGCCCGCCAGGCGCGATAGGACGAGGCGCCGCCACCGGCGTGGGGGAGGCAGAGCAGCCGGACTGCGGCGTCGGGGTCAGGCCGCCGGCCCGAGGGGAGCCAGCGGCCTGCCTCCGTCGTCAAGACTCCGACCAGATCGCCGCGCAGAGCTCAGCCACGGTCGGGTGGTCGAAGACGATGCTGAGCGGGACCTCGACCCCGTGGTCGCGCCGGAGCCGGGCGACGACCTTCGCGGCGAGCAGGGAGTGCCCGCCGAGCTCGAAGAAGTCGTCGTGGACGCCGACGGCCGCCACCTCCAGCACCTCGGTCCAGATTGCGGCGATCGACGCCTGTCGCGGGGTGGCGACGGCCGGCTCGGTGGTGGTGAGCCCGAGGGTCGGCTCGGGCAGGGCGCGCCGGTCGACCTTGCCGTTGGCGGTCAGGGGCAGCTCGTCGAGCGGCACCCACAGGTCGGGGACGAGGTGGGCCGGAAGCCTTTCCCGCAGCCAGTCGCGCAGGCCGGTGACACTGTCCGCATAGGAGTCCGCGAGCACCGGATAGGCGACGAGGCGCCGCTCGCCCGCGCCCGCGCCGTGCGCGACGACGGCGACGTCCCGGATCAGCGGGTGGCGGCGCAGGGCGTCCTCGATCTCGCCGGGCTCCACCCGGTGTCCGCGGATCTTGACCTGCTGGTCGAGGCGGCCGAGGAACTCGACGACCCCGCCGGGGCGGTACCGGGCCCGGTCGCCGGTGGCGTAGAGGCGGGCGCCGGGCTGGTCGGCGTACGGGTCGGGGACGAACCTGCTCGCGGTCAGCGCCGCGTCGCCCCGGTAGCCGCGGGCCAGGCCCGCTCCCCCGGCGTAGAGCTGGCCGGGCACGCCGACCGGGACGAGCTGCAGGTGGTCGTCGAGGATGCGGACGGTGGTGC from Allocatelliglobosispora scoriae encodes:
- a CDS encoding condensation domain-containing protein, which codes for MERIDPSCPRTPCPSVQQRLAAIWAEVFSLDRVEPDDDFFDLGGYSLIAGKIAGRVQDAFGVDLPASVLFAHPTVAALSREIQSRQSPAAARSAITRTASTGRTALSLIQEEVWFHHRLAPENVAYNTQWSLRVTGPFEVDVFERAISALTERHEMLRTTFGEDEEGQAWQQVHDPAPARVARYDLAGLPPAAQAERIEQIVRDETSRPFDLARLPLFRWIAIQLAPQEHDLLVVEHHFVHDGWSFTVHTRELAELYGALRAGREAALPELPVQYADFARWQRAALDSGEMAHHRHYWHEALAGTPPVLALPADRPRPKHQRFRGAEIRLDLPAAVANPLRDLCRGANATLYMGMLAGFVTWLHRYTGERDLCVGSGFANRQRETEDLIGMFVNSVVLRCRVAGSASYLDVLREVRQAVLGASEHQAYPFVRLVQELRPGRDLSVNPLFQVMFSFHDTPARQLDFDGSPVSILERANGSAKTDLNIVVIPRAERLLGGRDEHADQVTVFWEYNSDLFDPATAEQMVEQYRLILTAAVADPAAPVWRLPIVSAAQRELLDQYARGAA
- a CDS encoding thioesterase II family protein, whose product is MTTEAGRWLPSGRRPDPDAAVRLLCLPHAGGGASSYRAWRAAFPPGVDVLPLQLTGRETRRREPHSIDIGEIASAVAAYADRPYALFGLSMGARIAFETARELRHRRFPPPIGLYVAAALPPDAPDPLVGRLAVLPDDELLTELIGWGGMPAAILAETELLAMILPVLRADLRWLAAAVHRRQEPLEIPIVAFAGEDDPSVRPAQLIGWADHTLGTFDLHTLPGSHFAVHEDPAAVARVLTPRLGRTGRAAPAGPR